A window from Mauremys reevesii isolate NIE-2019 linkage group 9, ASM1616193v1, whole genome shotgun sequence encodes these proteins:
- the ZDHHC15 gene encoding palmitoyltransferase ZDHHC15 isoform X1: MALSRGLRCCQRVLAWVPVVIITLVVLWSYYAYVCELCLVTLTNPVEQVAYLIVFHVIFVLFVWTYWKSVFTLPLQPDKKFHMSYADKERYENEERPDVQRQILVEMARKLPVYTRTGNGAIRFCDRCQLIKPDRCHHCSVCAMCVLKMDHHCPWVNNCVGFSNYKFFLLFLMYSLLYCMYIAATVFKYVIKYWTDELTNGRSKFHVLFLLFVAVMFFLSLMFLFGYHCWLVSRNRSTLEAFSAPVFQNGPDKNGFNLGFIKNLQQVFGEEKKLWLLPIVSSKGDGHSFPMRTLCEAQNPLLANEEQWGDDGLDEENHGYHEGSSLAIEMET; this comes from the exons atGGCTCTGTCTAGGGGGCTGCGGTGCTGCCAGCGGGTGCTCGCCTGGGTGCCGGTCGTTATCATCACCCTGGTGGTGCTCTGGTCCTACTACGCCTACGTGTGCGAGCTCTGCCTgg tgacTCTAACCAATCCCGTAGAACAAG TGGCCTACCTCATAGTATTCCATGTCATCTTTGTGCTTTTTGTGTGGACATACTGGAAGTCTGTTTTTACTCTTCCGCTGCAGCCAGATAAAAAG TTCCATATGTCCTATGCTGACAAAGAGCGCTATGAAAATGAAGAGAGACCGGACGTGCAGAGGCAGATTCTTGTTGAAATGGCAAGGAAGTTGCCAGTGTACACAAGAACGGGGAATGGAG CTATTCGATTCTGTGATAGATGCCAGCTAATCAAGCCTGACCGTTGTCACCACTGTTCTGTTTGTGCTAT GTGTGTGTTAAAAATGGATCATCATTGCCCATG GGTGAATAACTGCGTTGGATTTTCTAACTACAAATTCTTTCTACTGTTTTTAATGTATTCTTTGTTGTATTGCATGTATATTGCTgcaacagtcttcaagtatgtcaTCAAGTATTGGACA GATGAATTGACCAATGGACGTTCCAAGTTCCATGTGCTTTTCCTTCTTTTTGTGGCAGTCATGTTCTTTCTAAGCCTGATGTTTCTCTTTGGCTACCACTGTTGGCTTGTCAGTAGAAATAGATCTACTTTGG AGGCATTCTCAGCTCCAGTGTTTCAAAATGGCCCAGATAAAAATGGATTCAATCTGGGCTTCATAAAGAATCTTCAGCAAGTGTTTGGAGAGGAAAAGAAGCTGTGGTTACTACCTATTGTATCCAG CAAGGGTGATGGACATTCCTTCCCTATGAGAACGTTGTGTGAAGCTCAGAATCCACTGCTAGCAAACGAAGAGCAGTGGGGAGATGATGGATTAGATGAGGAGAACCATG
- the ZDHHC15 gene encoding palmitoyltransferase ZDHHC15 isoform X2: MALSRGLRCCQRVLAWVPVVIITLVVLWSYYAYVCELCLVTLTNPVEQVAYLIVFHVIFVLFVWTYWKSVFTLPLQPDKKFHMSYADKERYENEERPDVQRQILVEMARKLPVYTRTGNGAIRFCDRCQLIKPDRCHHCSVCAMVNNCVGFSNYKFFLLFLMYSLLYCMYIAATVFKYVIKYWTDELTNGRSKFHVLFLLFVAVMFFLSLMFLFGYHCWLVSRNRSTLEAFSAPVFQNGPDKNGFNLGFIKNLQQVFGEEKKLWLLPIVSSKGDGHSFPMRTLCEAQNPLLANEEQWGDDGLDEENHGYHEGSSLAIEMET, from the exons atGGCTCTGTCTAGGGGGCTGCGGTGCTGCCAGCGGGTGCTCGCCTGGGTGCCGGTCGTTATCATCACCCTGGTGGTGCTCTGGTCCTACTACGCCTACGTGTGCGAGCTCTGCCTgg tgacTCTAACCAATCCCGTAGAACAAG TGGCCTACCTCATAGTATTCCATGTCATCTTTGTGCTTTTTGTGTGGACATACTGGAAGTCTGTTTTTACTCTTCCGCTGCAGCCAGATAAAAAG TTCCATATGTCCTATGCTGACAAAGAGCGCTATGAAAATGAAGAGAGACCGGACGTGCAGAGGCAGATTCTTGTTGAAATGGCAAGGAAGTTGCCAGTGTACACAAGAACGGGGAATGGAG CTATTCGATTCTGTGATAGATGCCAGCTAATCAAGCCTGACCGTTGTCACCACTGTTCTGTTTGTGCTAT GGTGAATAACTGCGTTGGATTTTCTAACTACAAATTCTTTCTACTGTTTTTAATGTATTCTTTGTTGTATTGCATGTATATTGCTgcaacagtcttcaagtatgtcaTCAAGTATTGGACA GATGAATTGACCAATGGACGTTCCAAGTTCCATGTGCTTTTCCTTCTTTTTGTGGCAGTCATGTTCTTTCTAAGCCTGATGTTTCTCTTTGGCTACCACTGTTGGCTTGTCAGTAGAAATAGATCTACTTTGG AGGCATTCTCAGCTCCAGTGTTTCAAAATGGCCCAGATAAAAATGGATTCAATCTGGGCTTCATAAAGAATCTTCAGCAAGTGTTTGGAGAGGAAAAGAAGCTGTGGTTACTACCTATTGTATCCAG CAAGGGTGATGGACATTCCTTCCCTATGAGAACGTTGTGTGAAGCTCAGAATCCACTGCTAGCAAACGAAGAGCAGTGGGGAGATGATGGATTAGATGAGGAGAACCATG
- the ZDHHC15 gene encoding palmitoyltransferase ZDHHC15 isoform X3 — translation MASPVTLTNPVEQVAYLIVFHVIFVLFVWTYWKSVFTLPLQPDKKFHMSYADKERYENEERPDVQRQILVEMARKLPVYTRTGNGAIRFCDRCQLIKPDRCHHCSVCAMCVLKMDHHCPWVNNCVGFSNYKFFLLFLMYSLLYCMYIAATVFKYVIKYWTDELTNGRSKFHVLFLLFVAVMFFLSLMFLFGYHCWLVSRNRSTLEAFSAPVFQNGPDKNGFNLGFIKNLQQVFGEEKKLWLLPIVSSKGDGHSFPMRTLCEAQNPLLANEEQWGDDGLDEENHGYHEGSSLAIEMET, via the exons ATGGCCTCGCCAG tgacTCTAACCAATCCCGTAGAACAAG TGGCCTACCTCATAGTATTCCATGTCATCTTTGTGCTTTTTGTGTGGACATACTGGAAGTCTGTTTTTACTCTTCCGCTGCAGCCAGATAAAAAG TTCCATATGTCCTATGCTGACAAAGAGCGCTATGAAAATGAAGAGAGACCGGACGTGCAGAGGCAGATTCTTGTTGAAATGGCAAGGAAGTTGCCAGTGTACACAAGAACGGGGAATGGAG CTATTCGATTCTGTGATAGATGCCAGCTAATCAAGCCTGACCGTTGTCACCACTGTTCTGTTTGTGCTAT GTGTGTGTTAAAAATGGATCATCATTGCCCATG GGTGAATAACTGCGTTGGATTTTCTAACTACAAATTCTTTCTACTGTTTTTAATGTATTCTTTGTTGTATTGCATGTATATTGCTgcaacagtcttcaagtatgtcaTCAAGTATTGGACA GATGAATTGACCAATGGACGTTCCAAGTTCCATGTGCTTTTCCTTCTTTTTGTGGCAGTCATGTTCTTTCTAAGCCTGATGTTTCTCTTTGGCTACCACTGTTGGCTTGTCAGTAGAAATAGATCTACTTTGG AGGCATTCTCAGCTCCAGTGTTTCAAAATGGCCCAGATAAAAATGGATTCAATCTGGGCTTCATAAAGAATCTTCAGCAAGTGTTTGGAGAGGAAAAGAAGCTGTGGTTACTACCTATTGTATCCAG CAAGGGTGATGGACATTCCTTCCCTATGAGAACGTTGTGTGAAGCTCAGAATCCACTGCTAGCAAACGAAGAGCAGTGGGGAGATGATGGATTAGATGAGGAGAACCATG